A window of Leucoraja erinacea ecotype New England unplaced genomic scaffold, Leri_hhj_1 Leri_65S, whole genome shotgun sequence contains these coding sequences:
- the mdc1 gene encoding mediator of DNA damage checkpoint protein 1, translating to MEETQLLWDPDQRDPRGRLRILTGSQQAQSALVQFMVYEGLNVIGRDENCHIHIPVQSVSRRHAVIEIEGDSHVIRDCDSLNSTWRKKVFLKPHVRYDINDGDLFLFGDVACQYQVLRPAPQGSDSGSETGSESMLPQPGAGAGAEGAESDRITEAGNSDAELTGDSMVVSPTPAHQRNRLPAQVAQPDVHVKESEDDDTPWKGSRSLFSRPCQDPSTSVCQTPSANIVPESDDEAENVSRSSAEPKRLHYDSDTDLEEDQHPGEESAEQSTEQPADGIDPRPETTVNGDTALGDLSAAEEVASNEPGDGFVQENGDLPSQRPVTPPSADTSDLYALEPTQCFILNVSSSQDGTPAEENSITPGDPWTTRSPGEDATGTFNPHSPVSTKEPSQSDPVARTSETESVAEPPVSEAAESALPSHQGGSEPREEGGTGPEDQERWANEDTQLFYAEQRANGEEGEEEEEERAGNADRLPVPPSPDSPPGTEGGSVADPPASPEPSAAADSGERGTISPEHGDVVDPATAEASPPDLGAKADTREPGTETPATGRRSRERPQRSETRQRAETSPAQTPTGSRRGNCRQQTSPQPTASDHPLPLEESPQFAAKGRAKRRTVASPQGVAEVPLETPSPSQQRTRGRSRRKLVNKEPSQSDPVARTSETESVAEPPVSEAAETALPSHRGGSEPQEEGGTGPEDQESWANDETQLFCAEQRANGEVEEERAGNADRLPVPPSPDSPPGTEGGSVAEPPASPKPSAAADSGERGTISPEHGDVVDPATAEASPPDLGAEADMREPGTETSATGRRGRRRPQRRETRQRAETSPDGAEVAPETQSPSQQRTRGRSRRKQECMQPCLQGTEMPTGPLPNGGDASAPPQMKTRRQTCQPSPALSLASLSESPAAPKRSETRQRAETTSAQTPARPRRGNCRQQTSPQPTASDHPRPLEESPQFAARGRAKRRTVASPQGVAEVPPETSSPSQQRTTGRSRRKQECTQPSSQEAEMAAVRVRSSGTASQPDSEKDDSAPPQMKTRRQTCQPSPASSLASVSESPTAPKVMFTGLVDEEGMDVIRQLGGEVVESVHDSTHLVANRIRRTVKFMCAVARGIPVVTSEWLKQSGRNRYFLSPRSFLLGDREQEQKFNFSLRDSIHKAKEQRLLQDYRIHVTPGVQPDPSQMATILQCCGATVLPKMPRANKVRLHGRCVALASPAPSHSRLPTILHCV from the exons aTGGAGGAGACGCAGCTCCTGTGGGACCCCGACCAGCGGGACCCCCGCGGCCGCCTCAGGATCCTCACGGGCAGCCAGCAGGCCCAGTCTG CTCTTGTCCAATTTATGGTGTACGAAGGTCTTAATGTGATCGGCCGGGATGAGAACTGCCACATTCATATCCCGGTGCAGTCTGTGTCCAGACGCCACGCGGTGATTGAGATCGAGGGGGACTCCCACGTGATCCGAGACTGCGACAGCCTCAACAGCACCTGGCGGAAGAAGGTCTTCCTCAAGCCGCACGTCCGCTACGACATCAACGACGGCGACCTCTTCCTGTTCGGGGACGTGGCCTGCCAGTACCAAGTGCTGCGGCCCGCCCCGCAAGGCTCCGACTCCGGCTCTGAGACCGGCTCGGAGTCCATGCTCCCCCAGCCCGGGGCGGGCGCAGGGGCCGAGGGGGCGGAGAGCGACCGGATCACCGAGGCGGGGAACAGCGACGCAGAATTGACCGGCGACTCCATGGTGGTCTCGCCCACCCCGGCGCACCAGCGCAACAGGCTGCCGGCCCAGGTCGCCCAGCCAGACGTCCACGTGAAGGAGTCTGAGGATGACGACACTCCATGGAAGGGTTCCC GATCTCTCTTTTCCCGACCATGCCAAGATCCAAGCACTTCAGTGTGTCAAACTCCTTCAGCTAACATTGTCCCAGAGAG CGACGATGAGGCAGAAAACGTGTCTCGATCCAGCGCTGAGCCCAAGCGGTTGCATTACGACAGTGACACCGACTTGGAAGAAGATCAGCATCCTGGTGAAGAATCGGCAGAGCAGAGCACCGAGCAGCCGGCCGACGGCATCGACCCACGTCCTGAGACCACGGTGAACGGTGACACCGCGCTCGGTGATTTGAGTGCTGCCGAAGAAGTGGCCAGCAATGAACCAGGCGACGGGTTTGTCCAGGAAAATGGCGATCTCCCTTCGCAGCGGCCTGTTACGCCGCCATCTGCAG ATACGAGCGATTTATATGCTCTGGAACCAACTCAGTGCTTCATCCTGAATGTATCAAGCTCGCAAGATGGAACGCCGGCTGAAGAGAATTCTATAACACCTG GTGACCCTTGGACCACACGCAGCCCGGGGGAAGATGCCACAGGGACCTTCAACCCCCACTCTCCAGTTTCCACCAAAGAGCCATCTCAAA GTGACCCTGTGGCGCGGACCAGTGAGACAGAGAGTGTGGCAGAGCCGCCGGTGAGCGAGGCTGCCGAGTCAGCTTTGCCATCGCACCAGGGTGGGTCAGAGCCTCGAGAGGAAGGTGGGACGGGACCCGAGGACCAGGAGCGTTGGGCCAATGAGGACACGCAGTTGTTCTACGCTGAGCAGCGGGCTaacggggaggagggggaggaggaggaggaggagcgcgCGGGTAATGCCGATCGTCTCCCGGTACCGCCGTCACCCGACAGCCCGCCCGGGACTGAGGGAGGGAGCGTGGCCGATCCCCCAGCCTCACCCGAACCATCGGCGGCAGCGGACAGCGGAGAGAGGGGCACGATCTCGCCAGAGCACGGGGACGTGGTGGATCCAGCCACCGCCGAGGCCTCGCCGCCCGACCTGGGAGCCAAAGCTGACACACGGGAGCCCGGGACCGAGACGCCGGCCACGGGGAGACGGAGCAGAGAGAGGCCGCAGCGGAGCGAGACCAGGCAGCGCGCGGAGACATCACCGGCGCAGACTCCCACCGGGTCCAGGAGAGGCAACTGCAGGCAGCAGACCTCCCCTCAGCCCACCGCCAGCGACCACCCTCTCCCTCTAGAGGAGAGCCCCCAGTTTGCTGCCAAGGGTAGAGCCAAGCGCAGGACTGTGGCTTCCCCGCAGGGTGTGGCCGAGGTGCCCCTAGAAACCCCCAGCCCATCGCAGCAACGGACCAGAGGCCGGAGCAGGAGGAAGCTGGTCAACAAAGAGCCGTCTCAAA GTGACCCTGTGGCGCGGACCAGTGAGACAGAGAGTGTGGCAGAGCCGCCGGTGAGCGAGGCTGCCGAGACAGCTTTGCCATCGCACCGCGGTGGGTCAGAGCCCCAAGAGGAAGGTGGGACGGGACCCGAGGACCAGGAGAGTTGGGCCAATGATGAGACGCAGTTGTTCTGCGCTGAGCAGCGGGCTAacggggaggtggaggaggagcgtGCGGGTAATGCCGATCGTCTCCCGGTACCGCCGTCACCCGACAGCCCGCCCGGGACTGAGGGAGGGAGTGTGGCCGAGCCCCCAGCCTCACCCAAACCATCGGCGGCAGCggacagcggggagaggggcacgATCTCGCCAGAGCACGGGGACGTGGTGGATCCAGCCACTGCCGAGGCCTCGCCGCCCGACCTGGGAGCCGAGGCTGACATGCGGGAGCCCGGGACCGAGACGTCGGCCACGGGGAGACGGGGCAGAAGGAGGCCGCAGCGGAGGGAGACCAGGCAGCGGGCAGAGACATCACCGGACGGGGCTGAGGTGGCCCCCGAAACCCAGAGCCCATCGCAGCAACGGACCAGGGGCCGAAGCAGGAGGAAGCAG GAGTGCATGCAGCCATGTTTGCAGGGGACGGAGATGCCCACTGGACCGTTGCCCAACGGCGGAGATGCCAGCGCGCCACCGCAGATGAAAACCCGCCGGCAGACGTGCCAGCCGTCCCCTGCCTTGTCGTTGGCCTCTCTGTCGGAGAGCCCCGCGGCCCCCAAG cggAGCGAGACCAGGCAGCGGGCGGAGACCACATCAGCGCAGACGCCCGCCCGGCCCAGGAGAGGCAACTGCAGGCAGCAGACCTCACCGCAGCCCACCGCCAGCGACCACCCTCGCCCTCTGGAGGAGAGCCCCCAGTTTGCTGCCAGGGGTAGAGCCAAGCGCAGGACTGTGGCTTCCCCACAGGGTGTGGCCGAGGTGCCCCCAGAAACCTCCAGCCCATCGCAGCAACGGACCACGGGTCGGAGCAGGAGGAAGCAG GAGTGCACACAGCCCAGCTCGCAAGAGGCGGAGATGGCCGCTGTACGGGTGCGGAGTTCAGGGACAGCAAGTCAGCCCGACAGCGAGAAAGATGACAGCGCGCCGCCGCAGATGAAAACCCGCCGGCAGACGTGCCAGCCGTCCCCTGCCTCGTCGTTGGCCTCCGTGTCGGAGAGTCCCACGGCCCCCAAG gTCATGTTCACGGGGCTGGTGGATGAAGAGGGGATGGACGTGATCCGGCAGCTCGGGGGCGAGGTGGTGGAGAGCGTGCACGACAGCACGCACCTGGTCGCTAACCGGATCCGCCGCACCGTCAAGTTCATGTGTGCTGTTGCCAGGGGCATCCCTGTGGTCACGTCAGAATGGCTGAAGCAG AGCGGGAGGAACCGCTACTTCCTCTCCCCCCGCAGCTTCTTGCTGGGTGACCGCGAGCAAGAGCAGAAGTTCAACTTCAGTCTGCGCGACTCCATTCACAAGGCCAAGGAGCAGAGGCTGTTGCAG GATTACCGGATCCACGTGACGCCAGGTGTGCAGCCAGACCCCAGCCAGATGGCCACTATCCTGCAATGCTGCGGGGCCACGGTGCTGCCCAAGATGCCCAGAGCCAACAAGGTGAGACTCCATGGTCGCTGCGTGGCCCTTgcttctccagctccctcccattCCCGCCTACCGACAATCCTTCACTGTGTATAG